The following DNA comes from Musa acuminata AAA Group cultivar baxijiao chromosome BXJ1-4, Cavendish_Baxijiao_AAA, whole genome shotgun sequence.
gTTTTGACTTCGTCTTCGTTACGCTGCAGCAGTAGTTGCAGCAACACGTCTCCTTCCTCCATGTTTCATTTCCTGCTTCTTCTTGCTCTCGGGAAGTTTAGCAGGGAGTTGAGGTCATGTATCGGAAATCTGGTGCTCTAAGTACATACATATGGTTGCCTCTTAGCATCAGAGTCTTCCAAAGTCATATTGGTTGCTCATAGCTtcaaatttattataatttatttcatttttaaccGTATTatgtaatcttcttcttcttcttcttcttcttcttcttcttcttcttctgcatctgAGCATCATGTACCGAATTGATGATTAaattaaagataatatcatcatcatTTAGGGACCCATTATTATTGATTACTACaggaagaaaaaatatatatatataaataattagtcCCAATACATCACTTACCCTCAGAGGTAGGTCACGAGGGGGAGAGGAGGATGATGACGACCACCTTTTCCTCGAGGCAAACGAATGATCCCATTCTTTTGAGGGAGGGCGTGCCCCCCTTCCCACCCGGCACCATCTCTATCCCCTTGCTTTATCGTGGGGTACGAGGTTGCATGCCCCAGTGCCAAGGGCTTCAAATTACTACCTCTTGGTTTCATGAAGACGATGAACCCATACGATGGCGTGGTGTTGTAGCAGAGCTGTTGCATATGTTTAGAGATCCCCACCATCTAACCGGACCTTTTTCTAGTTGAAATAGATTAAGCATCTAACGGAGGTATTGATGACATATATTAATCTATCAACTGACCCCAGATTTGTCGTCTGCCTCCTCTACCCAACCTTATCATCGATTAAAGGGGCGATTAGGGGTTTGAATGATTTGTCTATGCCGCTCGCTTGGTGCCATACTTCGCCAAACAGTTGCGCGTTCTATATCACTATAAGATGGAAGGACGGGGACGTGGCCGAGGGTGGAGAGGGACGCCACCATACTAGAATTCAGAAAAAGAGAAGGGCGGCCAACTCCGTCGGCATCGCCAATGTGCATGCCGACAAGCTGCTGACAGCTCCTGCATGTTGATTGTTGGGTGAGGTGGAGTCTTCCTTGCTGGGCGTATAATGCTTCTTCTTAAAAGAGCGATTCATGTGTTAGGAGAAACATCGAGCCAAATCTTCTTCAATGATCAGGGCATCATGACGACGTTACACTGTAAAATTTCTGGGTGTTTTGCTCATTGCAGCAATGCATCAGCCAACAAAATCTCTGGTGAAACAAAAACTATTGCACGCCTTCTACTGTGATTGGAGAGTCTGCTCCACTTGTCTTGTAGAATCCACTTTTAGATCCTTGGCACCTAATCTTCTTCCCCAATAGctcttttattatgtataatatcATAAAAGCAGCCTTCTTTTCAAAGTATCTCGGAGTAAATTACAACACATGAGACACTATTGGTGATGGTGATTTGTGAACTAGAGCTGTATCTAGAAGAGCGATTTCGTTAACCTAACGTGGCTACCACGCAGAGCTGCTCAGTTTCTTTGAATCTATGTCAATGGAACAAGATTTAGCAAGCAAATCTGGTCCGAATTAACCTTGTTTTTCCACGCATTGAGTTCTGCTGCTGGAGATGCATCGGAGGTTTACTCCCAGGGAAGCCCCTCCGCAGTGGCTTGGGTTGCAGTAAGTCAATGCTGATAAAGTAGGCTCAACATCCATGGTaccaagaggaagaagacaaagaaagagaaagaaggtACTGACCCCACTTGAATACCGTGGTTAGCAACCACGACAAGCACACGACCAACCACCATTGATTAGGCTTTGATAGCTTAATCAAGATTAATGTGGAGGGTTGGAAGAGTAGAATAAGGGGAAAGGTTGGTGCAAATAATTAGATCTGCGATGAGAGGGTAAGCACATAGCAGCGCCGGCAAATTCTTCGCCGACGTCCTCCTACggtgttttcttttctctttgatCCGAAAACCATGAAGCAGAAACGTCTAAGCCCCATCGTCATATTCCATTAGCTTGGTTCCTTTATAGGCCAAAGTAGATTCCCCTCACCTTACCTAGTCTCTTTCTTTATTCTTCCTCCCTTTCAAAGACAACCCTTTTACTCCTCATCGCAAGTCCTGCCAAAGCCTCTGGTCCTCCTCCGCTGCTCTCTTGTGCCACATCTTTAGGGGGAGAAGGGAATTCGTGATGCAAAGTGATCAAGGTCTGGGCATGGAGATGGGAGTAGGTGCAGGAGGGGAGTGCTCCTCTTCCGCCGCAGCGGCGGAGCAGCAGCTTCTGAAGGCGGAGATGGCGGTGCACCCGCTGTGGGAACAGCTGCTGGGGGCTCACGTCGGCTGCCTCCGGGTGGCCACGCCGATCGATCACCTACCGCTGATCGACGCGCAGCTGGCGCAGTCGCACCACCTGGTCCGGTCCTATGCCGCCGGTCGTCGCCCCTTGCTTTCCCCCCACGAGAAGCAAGAACTCGACTCCTTCCTGGTAAGCCGCCTTGCTACTGATTTCTCCTCGCTACCGATTTCTCGGTGGATTACTTATACCTCGCTCGATCGAACAGGCGCAGTATCTTATGGTGTTGTGCTCGTTCAGAGAGCAGCTCCAGCAACACGTCCGTGTCCACGCCGTGGAGGCCGTCATAGCTTGCAGGGAGATCGAGCAGTCTTTGCAAGATCTCACAGGTACTACTACTTCTACTACTACGACATCTATGATTCCATTTTGCTTCTGGAGATAAAAAATGGAACACAGAATTGAAAATTACGACTCTGATGACATGATAATTCATGTATCTACCGCAAAGCAAGCATAAATCTTAGCAGTGACTTCGTCTTGTTGCCTTGTTTCTTTTCTGCAATCTCCATTTCTTGTGTGATCTTTAAAGAAGGTGGTGGGAGTGTGGACCCAAAGGCGTTAGTTAAGTTAGGTGAGGAAACGCGACAAGGAAATCGTCGTCACGTTTCATGTCTCCCCCCCCGACTAATTCATTCTTTAGGAAGATGTAATTATGAGCGAGAGAtctgttcatcatcatcatcatcatgatttTACTTGGAGAAGGATATGCTTTATGATTACCTAACCATACGTGCATCCTGCCACATTGTGGTAGCACAAATAGAAAGCTCCCGGAACAAGTTCTTCAACTGTTGCTCGTTTCTAACCTATGAATTAGGAGCAACTCTCGAAGAAGGGTCGGGAGCGACGATGTCGGACGATGAGGACGAGCTGCAGATGGACTGCCCATTAGATATCAGCGTGGAGGGGCATGACATGATGGGATTTGGGCCGCTGCTTCCCACTGAATCGGAGCGGTCTCTGATGGAGAGGGTGAGGCAAGAACTGAAGATTGAACTGAAACAGGTAGAAGACCCTTAATCCCAGTTCGTGTTTGGTTGCAGTGAGGGCAAAGACCCTTTTTGATGGGGATCGTCTCATGTGTTCATGCAGGGCTTTAGGTCGAGAATCGAGGATGTACGAGAAGAGATACTTCGGAAGAGAAGGGCGGGGAAGCTGCCCGGTGACACCACTTCGATATTGAAGCAATGGTGGCAGCAAAACTCCAAGTGGCCGTACCCTACTGTAAGTGTTTTCTTTCTTTAACCATTACACTCATATTCTCTAAGCAGGAAATAATTTGCATATATATTAATATTCATTTGGTCggtaatcatgatttttaatggTTAATCTgtgtatttttttatgaatattaaatGAAATATCTAATATTTGAAGCTAAGAGGATAATCCATGAATGTGTTGAGGTTATAATACAAATGTTTCAGTGTTAAGCCACACTATTTAAGGGAGGGAATAATACGGACTTAGTCTTAATATATGATAATTAAGCATGGAGGCAAGATTAGCTTTTTTTAGTGTAATTTAAAATGCTgaaaaaattttaagtatcaaaaattaaaaaaaaaaacatcaaatgaatgaaaaacgtaaagaatataatttgatttgaTCAATCACATCtaagaattaaaataaattaaaattctgTGTGTATTCATCATGTCATTGTCAACTATTTGGATCATTGATTAATCTAATCTATACAACAGTTTCGTGCATGAATAATTTTGTTCTGTTCATTTTGGCGTTTATTGAACGTACAAAATACACAGATAATTTAATTGAGTAATCTAACTCAACCTTATCTCAGTCattatttaagtattttttttcttcatttaagtTTCACAATTTGGGCTTATAACTTAGTTTTTGTTTTAAATTCACTTATTATATACATCGCGGCCTAAAAATGTCACCTTAAATATTGTTTACAAGAGATATTTGCACATATTTTTATCAATACACCTTTTGTATTCATCCCTTTAAAAGtaaatatatatgaaaaacttgagaagTAAAATACTCTtactaaaatgataaaaatattttaggtACTTAAAATTTTAATAGTATTTTTAACTATAGTGATAACATAGTAAATTATTTGTTGAGTATATGTTAACGCGAGTCATATGTATATGAAAAATCTAAATACACCTTAACCATTggtctgatgatgatgatatatcgGATCCACTTATCAAAGATTGTTTGTTCAAAATTCCAAAGGAGTTAGTTtacttggtaaagattttgatgatttattataaaattttacgctCGAATTTTGTCTTCGTCATTTATCTTttataacataaaaataaaaataaaaataaaaatacatagaTATGATATTAAAACCTCAATATTGTCTTACATGAATTGAATTGTTTTAAAGAAACACCCACATGTAATTGAATCGATCCCGTTGAAGAAGAAAGGATTTGCAAAGGCAGGTCGCATCTCATCGTTCAGATGTCAAAGATGTAAGTAAGCGCTCCTTTGTTCCTTGTCGTTCATGGCTTCCACATTTCCAGGAGGACGACAAAGCAAAGCTGGTGGAGGAGACAGGCCTGCAGCTGAAGCAGATCAACAACTGGTTCATCAACCAACGAAAGCGCAATTGGCACAACAGCTCCCAGTCGGCGACCACTCTCAAGTCCAAGCGCAAGAAGTAACGCCGCTCACCTGTTCGACGCTTGGCTCTCGATGCGCGACGCACTGACGCAGTTGTTTGTTCCTTCTGTGCTGCTTGCAGGTGAAAGCGTGCACAAGTAGCAACACCACTGGATTAACCATGAAGACATGAATGAATGACTTTGAAGTTTCTTGTAGTCCACCGACCGTACCGCAGTATCTAATATTGGTTCCACCACCTGGTGATTGATTCGCTAATGACCTGTCTGTTTGATGAATAGATGTCACAGAAATTGTATCGAGATGGTGCTCTGGCTCTCATAATAGTCTGATTCCTCTTGTGAGATCAGTGCAGTGTGCAGTGTGCAGTATGATTCCTAGTTTTTTGTTAGATCATGCATGAGAAAATGGATAGTTAAGATGCATTTGGATGTAGTAAGAATCATTGCTATGGGCACCAAAAGTGAGCTAAAAGCAAGCACAAGGTACTGGATTCCATGATATCAGGTTAATGAAAGGTGCAGCAGGTTACCTGCACAAGGGTTAATTAATCACAGGCAGATTACTAAGAATCTCTATCTTCTTCATCATTATTAGATAGATAATACATCTAATGTGCTAGAAAGGGAATGAGTGTGTGGATGAGGACACCATGAAACAGGGGATCTGCAAACGAGTAGGAATCTTTGTTTACGTTGGGGATAGCAAAACATCATTGCTTTAACGATGATGAGAAGGTATGCAGttttttgatgatttgtttggtTTAGAATTTGTTTGTTTCGCATTCGGGATGATAACGAAGCAACAAAAAAGTCTTTATCATGCCATCCAAGTAATTATGCATTCAGTTTGGCTTCTAAATTTGGAATCTGACAGAACAATTCTGATTTGTATTCTTGCGAGCTTCAGTTTTTTTGGAAATATTTGAAATTACATGTCAAATAACATAATTCATTTACTAAGTTCATAAAAATGTAATTTAATGTCCTTACTCTTCACATGCGATAATTCATTTTTAAATGTTACATCGACGTGTTGCTAAATTTTTATTATGAAGATTATATTCTATGAAAACAATATTATTTATATTGACTAAAATTATTATAGAATATTAAaaacttaattttatttattttttatatataacaaAAAGTATTGTAGGATTTATaaaaaactttctttttaattaaaagaaaaacccTTCTTTTTAGATTTGACATTTTGAGCGCCTTTAAACCCCTTATATCGATAATACACCTATTCCAAAaagtaacaataataataataataattattattattattattattattccaagAGGTGGATGTGATGTCTTGGGCGACGTTATTAAATTCTAAGCAGATCtcatttattaaatattaattagctATTGAGACAATTAACTTCCGTGATGTGCATTTCTCAACTCCACTTAGGAATCTCGTCGGACAGGTTTGGGTTATTTCacattcttgttttctttttaaaGATATAATAacgtagataaaaaaaattaatttagtgcAATACTAAACATATCTTGCTATCCATACGTAAGGAGTATTAATAATTAAACTAACGATGCACCCATGAAAATAATATATCTACAAAACCTTATTAGATATATAAGGtgtatttatatattaatatattatatcCCATCTAGTGACAAAAATGTAAAGATAAATTacctaaaaattttatatttttatttttattttctttttagaatGACCTCGTTttgtttattcatttattttctaaaagatacAAGTGTCGTTGGCCTCCGTTCCGTCGTTCACTGTCTTCGTCATATCGCTTTTGTCTTGCTTCCATCACTCCTGCTCTCTCTGCATCTTCTCTCTCTTTAGGGGCCCTCTCCTCCATTAAATATCGATGCCATCAGTTCCCTGTTGAGTTGATAGTCATGGATGTAAATGAGAGGGGAGATAAGGAtaataacaatcatagcaataaagaaaaaaaataaagaaagagagaaggaagACGAGGGTACCAAAAGAAGAGGGGAGGGGAGATAAGAAGATGAGCAACAACAAGGATGGTGATGGATTGTAGGCAACAAAGGCGGTGGGTGGTGGTGAGGCTTGGTAGAATCGTGATGACCAAAAGGAAGAGGTTAAAAGAAGATAGAAGGGAAGCCAAAACCAACGAACAAAAAGAGGAGGAAAGGTGAGGACAGAtgcaaagggagagagagagagggaaacatGGGtaatttcatatttcaagaagtaagagatATTATGTGGGAAAGTAAaaaattagtattttttttaaactatCTAAAATGTAAACtcataaatcatatatatatatatatagtttgaaaataataaaaataaaagaaaacggaTCGATCCGATCGTGCTCGGCATCAATCCATTGGATAAGTCTACCCTTGTGGTTGCTAATGTCATCGGATTCATACGAGCAAACAGTAAGCGATGGCTCCATTGGATGGTACGTCGCTTTCCCTGCCCTCGTCATCCATGATCTAAAAGCTTCGTCGGCATGACTTGGCGATATGAACTGCAGTGGTCTGATGACGAGATATTTCACACACGCAAAAGGATAACTGATGTGATGTACAGTACGTCCTCCACCGCATCTGCCTCTCTCTGCCTTTGCTGTCGTCACCTTTGGTGACTTTCGTCGTCTGCAAAGGAAACTGCGTCTCCTCCGATCCATCGATGTGGGTTATCAGACTCCCGTTAAAGGCATGCGCTGACCTCAGCATCATCTGTCTGATCACCAAGCAATCAGAGTCTGAAACCGAGAAATGTTATATAAAGCCTGTCATCATCTATAATTATTTGATATAAGAATATTTAATATGATTATTACTGTGGATATAATATTGCTCAGATTGGATATACACGGTTGCGTGGAGCCGAAGCTGTCTGTGCAAAGTCATGTTGTAGAAATTATTTTGAAGTATTATTGACATGAATGTCAGAGCTGAATCATCAGAAACTTCCACTGTAGTTTGATCGTTGGTGTCCTCCGAGCCCGTGATGATATGTTTCGTAAAAGAGATCTCGTCCAATTCATCCTTCCCTATTGATTGGACGATCAAGATTTGATCCATCAAATATATGACAATCAACAAGTAGCGCAAAAACATTAGAAATTTTATCTATATTAAAGTCTCTAAGTGACTACTTATGGAATTTAAAAGTATCTAAGTGCTTATTAAAATAAGTTTATTCGCATAATTATTCTTGCACCTAATCCATCAAACACAAAACCTTTGGTTGAGTTTAATTTATTGGACGAAGTAGGTTTGTAAAATATTTCTTAGGTGAAAGTAGGTTTGACAACGATTTGATTCGAACCGGAATCAAATCGAGCTGACACCCAAATCAAA
Coding sequences within:
- the LOC135655507 gene encoding homeobox protein knotted-1-like 3 — encoded protein: MQSDQGLGMEMGVGAGGECSSSAAAAEQQLLKAEMAVHPLWEQLLGAHVGCLRVATPIDHLPLIDAQLAQSHHLVRSYAAGRRPLLSPHEKQELDSFLAQYLMVLCSFREQLQQHVRVHAVEAVIACREIEQSLQDLTGATLEEGSGATMSDDEDELQMDCPLDISVEGHDMMGFGPLLPTESERSLMERVRQELKIELKQGFRSRIEDVREEILRKRRAGKLPGDTTSILKQWWQQNSKWPYPTEDDKAKLVEETGLQLKQINNWFINQRKRNWHNSSQSATTLKSKRKK